In the Caenorhabditis elegans chromosome X genome, one interval contains:
- the chkr-2 gene encoding non-specific serine/threonine protein kinase (Partially confirmed by transcript evidence) produces MVRETKRRRSSAEKPIVVPVTRDDTMPVDEDLVVEESQCAALKPFAKLVGVRRGISSIDLADDHFVCGRGSHDAPTNFNFSTVAEDVGLYKFISKIQFSIDRDTETRRIYLHDHSRNGTLVNHEMIGKGLSRELMNGDLISIAIPALIIFVYERADDNHHPEELTNKYHVTSHLLGKGGFGKVLLGYKKSDRSVVAIKQLNTQFSTRCSRAIAKTRDIQNEVEVMKKLSHPNIVAIYDCITVAKYSYMVIEYVGGGEFFSKLVDSKYNQMGLGESLGKYFAFQLIDAVLYLHSVGICHRDIKPENILCSNKAERCILKLTDFGMAKNSVNRMKTHCGTPSYCAPEIVANQGVEYTPKVDIWSLGCVLFITFSGYPPFSEEYTDLKMDEQVLTGRLFFHEQWHRITDETQNMIQWMLTVEPLIRPSAVELMSTQWMKCADCLSAKQDILKSIQPISAAPAALQTTQAGPV; encoded by the exons ATGGTTCGCGAAACGAAACGACGTCGGAGCTCGGcggaaaa gccaatCGTGGTTCCGGTCACCCGAGACGACACGATGCCCGTCGACGAGGATCTTGTCGTCGAAGAATCACAGTGTGCTGCTTTAAAACCCTTCGCGAAGCTTGTCGGCGTCCGCCGAGGCATTTCTTCcatcg actTGGCAGACGATCATTTCGTGTGCGGACGGGGCTCGCATGATGCTCCGactaatttcaacttttctacAGTCGCCGAAGACGTCGGGCTCTACAAATTCatctcgaaaattcaattttccattgatAGA gACACAGAAACGCGTAGAATCTATCTACACGATCACTCACGCAACGGGACCCTCGTAAATCATGAAATGATCGGAAAAGGGCTCTCCAGAGAGCTAATGAACGGAGATTTGATCTCTATTGCGATTCCAGCGCTGATCA ttttcgtgTACGAAAGGGCCGACGACAACCATCATCCGGAAGAATTAACGAACAAATACCACGTGACGAGCCATTTGCTGGGAAAAGGCGGTTTTGGCAAAGTTTTGCTCGGATACAAAAAATCCGATCGATCAGTG gTGGCTATTAAACAGCTCAACACACAATTTTCGACAAGATGCAGCCGAGCAATCGCTAAAACTCGAGATATTCAAAATGAGGTGGAAGTTATGAAGAAGCTCAGCCAT ccaaatatCGTTGCAATTTACGATTGCATCACCGTCGCCAAGTACTCGTATATGGTTATCGAATATGTCGGCGGAGgcgaatttttctcaaaactcgTCGATTCCAAGTACAATCAAATG ggTCTCGGTGAATCGCTCGGAAAATATTTCGCTTTTCAGCTAATCGACGcggttttg TATCTTCACTCTGTTGGAATCTGTCATCGTGACATTAAACCCGAAAATATTCTGTGCTCGAATAAAGCTGAGCGGTGCATTTTAAAg CTAACCGACTTTGGAATGGCGAAAAATTCGGTGAATCGAATGAAAACTCACTGTGGAACGCCGTCTTATTGTGCGCCGGAAATTGTGGCGAATCAGGGTGTTGAGTACACGCCAAAAGTCGATAT TTGGAGCCTCGGATGCGTACTTTTCATCACATTTTCCGGTTATCCACCGTTCAGCGAAGAATATACGGATTTGAAGATGGATGAACAAGTTTTGACAG gccgCCTATTCTTCCACGAACAATGGCATCGAATTACTGACGAAACACAGAATATGATCCAATGGATGCTCACGGTGGAG ccattaaTCCGCCCGTCTGCCGTCGAACTAATGAGTACTCAATGGATGAAATGTGCGGATTGTCTTTCTGCGAAACAGGATATTTTGAAGAGTATTCAGCCGATTTCAGCAGCTCCAGCtgcactacaaactacacaagcTGGACCCGTGTAA